Proteins from a genomic interval of Nasonia vitripennis strain AsymCx chromosome 3, Nvit_psr_1.1, whole genome shotgun sequence:
- the LOC100123225 gene encoding protein tipE: MHAGSSELLLDAKCRQLLRDELAEQEQRRRKLLELGYGAAKRRPPRRTCKQRLTFYATSSLALVAISGGCALLFLVPLYVDPAISTLSADFFPEPVICTTSKREDLWGLFNCSWSSCREGCTSEVYHCTHIYVTYTPWSNSSLNATEDELDAVPSIGTTREEEPEIVEAVLLVNIKGCGYPPVVDCENFTRELGYEGSRFPCYYSRVNGSIVMADYDRDAELTIIMHYFAAPLVMTLATTAVLCVMHCDCRCQPPPRRYPPGSRRIPSKSTSGSRPNDLSEHSISTRVERRGHPVHCECGEVMRPL, encoded by the coding sequence ATGCACGCCGGCAGCTCGGAGCTGCTCCTCGACGCCAAGTGCCGGCAGCTGCTGCGCGACGAGCTCGCCGAGCAGGAGCAGCGCCGGCGCAAGCTCCTCGAGCTCGGCTACGGGGCCGCGAAGCGCCGACCGCCCCGGCGCACCTGCAAGCAGCGGCTGACCTTCTACGCGACCTCGAGCCTCGCCCTCGTCGCCATCTCCGGGGGCTGCGCCCTCCTCTTCCTCGTGCCGCTCTACGTCGACCCGGCGATCAGCACCCTCAGCGCGGACTTCTTCCCCGAGCCCGTCATCTGCACGACCAGCAAGCGCGAGGACCTCTGGGGCCTGTTCAACTGCAGCTGGAGCAGCTGCAGGGAGGGCTGCACCAGCGAGGTCTACCACTGCACCCACATCTACGTCACCTACACGCCCTGGAGCAACTCGAGCCTCAACGCCACCGAGGACGAGCTCGACGCAGTGCCGAGCATCGGAACGACGAGGGAGGAGGAGCCCGAGATCGTCGAGGCCGTGCTGCTGGTCAACATCAAGGGCTGCGGCTACCCGCCCGTCGTCGACTGCGAGAACTTCACGCGGGAGCTCGGCTACGAGGGCTCGAGGTTCCCCTGCTACTACAGCCGGGTTAACGGCAGCATCGTCATGGCCGACTACGACCGGGACGCCGAGCTGACCATCATCATGCACTACTTCGCCGCGCCGCTGGTCATGACCCTCGCTACCACGGCGGTGCTCTGCGTGATGCACTGCGACTGCAGGTGCCAGCCGCCCCCGAGGAGGTACCCGCCGGGCTCGAGGAGGATCCCCTCCAAGTCAACCTCCGGCAGCAGGCCCAACGATCTTAG
- the LOC100123232 gene encoding protein no-on-transient A isoform X2, with protein sequence MGEEAANVKSEPQKNAQDGKNENNTGNQGGGGGGGGPGGNPGGGGGGGGGGGGGGGGRGGRGGRGGGGGRGERKGGSRFSGGGGRGGGGQGGGGRGGPNSSGNQMNMSGNANDMQIKMSESMIEGLMDENNLMNQRGGGGGGGGGRGGGGRGGRSGRGGGGGGGGGGGGGGHDRSMMQSRSQDDRLMERVMSISGPTHELPPQDIEEKKFSGRNRLYVGNLTNDISEEEIQQMFSCYGEISELFINKEKNFAFLRLDFHANAEKAKRELDGTVRKGRVLKVRFAPHSSTVKVKNLTPWISNELLAHAFGVFGELERAVVIVDERGKSTGEGIVEFSRKPSAQLALRKCTEGCFFLTASLRPVVVEPFEQNDDIDGYPDKNLPRKNADFYKARDVGPRFANIGSFEHEYGTRWKQLHELYKQKEEALKREMAMEEEKLEAQMEFARYEHETELLREQLRMREADRERQKREWEMKERQAEEQRTREEELRRRQQEEMALRIRRQEEELHRRQQENNLFMQEQAMRGGGMGGGNMGGGMGGGGGGGSVAGKNFDGLPPERDVYPPVDGNSMPVDPKSFMDQYNNMERNSRGGYNDERGQIMDLMDMRVDMGSMGNNRGGAPGGGGGRWQGGNDRQRPDDFPNKRRRY encoded by the exons ATGGGCGAAGAAGCCGCCAACGTGAAGAGCGAGCCGCAGAAGAACGCTCAGGACGGTAAAAATGAGAACAATACCGGCAACCAGggtggcggcggtggcggagGAGGCCCCGGTGGTAATCCAGGAGGCGGAggtggtggcggcggcggcggcggcggcggaggtgGAGGTCGCGGTGGACGTGGAggccgcggaggcggcggtggCAGGGGTGAGAGGAAAGGAGGCTCCAGGTTCTCCGGAGGTGGTGGACGAGGAGGTGGTGGTCAAGGAGGCGGCGGACGCGGTGGACCTAACTCCTCGGGAAATCAGATGAACATGAGCGGCAACGCAAACGACATGCAG ATCAAAATGAGCGAGTCCATGATCGAGGGCTTGATGGATGAGAACAACCTAATGAATCAGAGAGGAggtggtggcggcggcggaggtGGCCGTGGAGGCGGTGGTCGAGGAGGTCGTAGTGGACGAGGAGGCGGTGGTggaggtggtggtggtggtggcggAGGAGGCCACGACAGAAGCATGATGCAGAGCAGATCACAAGACGACAGATTGATGGAACGTGTCATGTCAATCTCTGGACCAACACATGAACTGCCACCACAAGATATTGAAGAGAAAAAGTTCAGCGGCAGGAATCGTTTATACGTTGGTAACTTAACTAACGACATCTCAGAAGAAGAAATCCAACAGATGTTCAGTTGTTACGGAGAAATCTCAGAGCTGTTCATCAACAAAGAAAAGAACTTTGCCTTCTTAAGACTG GATTTCCATGCAAATGCAGAAAAAGCAAAACGTGAACTAGATGGTACAGTCCGCAAAGGTCGCGTACTCAAAGTGCGTTTTGCACCACACTCCTCCACAGTCAAAGTAAAGAATCTCACACCCTGGATTTCCAACGAACTGCTGGCTCATGCTTTCGGCGTCTTTGGAGAGCTTGAGCGTGCCGTTGTCATCGTTGACGAGAGAGGAAAATCCACTGGCGAAGGTATCGTCGAATTCTCGAGGAAACCTTCTGCACAGTTAGCTCTCCGCAAATGCACAGAAGGCTGCTTCTTCCTCACTGC GTCACTTCGCCCAGTTGTTGTGGAGCCATTCGAACAGAACGACGACATCGATGGTTATCCTGACAAAAATTTGCCCAGAAAGAATGCCGACTTCTACAAAGCGCGCGACGTAGGACCACGTTTCGCGAATATTGGAAGCTTTGAACACGAGTACGGTACAAGGTGGAAGCAACTGCACGAGCTGTACAAACAGAAAGAAGAAGCATTGAAGAGAGAAATGGCGATGGAAGAAGAAAAGCTCGAGGCTCAAATGGAGTTTGCCAGATACGAGCATGAGACTGAACTTCTCAGAGAAC AGCTCCGTATGCGTGAAGCTGACCGCGAAAGGCAGAAGCGCGAATGGGAGATGAAGGAGAGGCAAGCCGAGGAACAAAGGACCCGCGAGGAGGAACTACGAAGACGGCAACAGGAGGAGATGGCTCTCCGAATCAGGCGACAAGAAGAAGAGCTTCATAGAAGACAGCAAGAGAACAATCTGTTCATGCAAGAGCAAGCCATGCGCGGTGGCGGCATGGGCGGAGGCAACATGGGAGGCGGTATGGGTGGAGGCGGAGGTGGCGGTAGCGTTGCTGGCAAAAATTTTGACGGTCTGCCACCTGAGCGTGATGTCTATCCTCCAGTTGATG GAAACAGCATGCCAGTG GATCCAAAGTCCTTCATGGACCAATATAACAATATGGAGCGTAATAGTCGCGGGGGTTACAATGATGAACGCGGCCAGATTATGGATCTGATGGACATGAGGGTTGATATGGGCAGTATGGGCAACAATAGGGGTGGAGCCCCgggtggcggcggcggtcgTTGGCAGGGTGGCAACGATCGTCAGCGGCCCGACGATTTCCCTAACAAGAGGAGACGTTATTAA
- the LOC100123232 gene encoding protein no-on-transient A isoform X1, translated as MGEEAANVKSEPQKNAQDGKNENNTGNQGGGGGGGGPGGNPGGGGGGGGGGGGGGGGRGGRGGRGGGGGRGERKGGSRFSGGGGRGGGGQGGGGRGGPNSSGNQMNMSGNANDMQIKMSESMIEGLMDENNLMNQRGGGGGGGGGRGGGGRGGRSGRGGGGGGGGGGGGGGHDRSMMQSRSQDDRLMERVMSISGPTHELPPQDIEEKKFSGRNRLYVGNLTNDISEEEIQQMFSCYGEISELFINKEKNFAFLRLDFHANAEKAKRELDGTVRKGRVLKVRFAPHSSTVKVKNLTPWISNELLAHAFGVFGELERAVVIVDERGKSTGEGIVEFSRKPSAQLALRKCTEGCFFLTASLRPVVVEPFEQNDDIDGYPDKNLPRKNADFYKARDVGPRFANIGSFEHEYGTRWKQLHELYKQKEEALKREMAMEEEKLEAQMEFARYEHETELLREQLRMREADRERQKREWEMKERQAEEQRTREEELRRRQQEEMALRIRRQEEELHRRQQENNLFMQEQAMRGGGMGGGNMGGGMGGGGGGGSVAGKNFDGLPPERDVYPPVDAGNSMPVDPKSFMDQYNNMERNSRGGYNDERGQIMDLMDMRVDMGSMGNNRGGAPGGGGGRWQGGNDRQRPDDFPNKRRRY; from the exons ATGGGCGAAGAAGCCGCCAACGTGAAGAGCGAGCCGCAGAAGAACGCTCAGGACGGTAAAAATGAGAACAATACCGGCAACCAGggtggcggcggtggcggagGAGGCCCCGGTGGTAATCCAGGAGGCGGAggtggtggcggcggcggcggcggcggcggaggtgGAGGTCGCGGTGGACGTGGAggccgcggaggcggcggtggCAGGGGTGAGAGGAAAGGAGGCTCCAGGTTCTCCGGAGGTGGTGGACGAGGAGGTGGTGGTCAAGGAGGCGGCGGACGCGGTGGACCTAACTCCTCGGGAAATCAGATGAACATGAGCGGCAACGCAAACGACATGCAG ATCAAAATGAGCGAGTCCATGATCGAGGGCTTGATGGATGAGAACAACCTAATGAATCAGAGAGGAggtggtggcggcggcggaggtGGCCGTGGAGGCGGTGGTCGAGGAGGTCGTAGTGGACGAGGAGGCGGTGGTggaggtggtggtggtggtggcggAGGAGGCCACGACAGAAGCATGATGCAGAGCAGATCACAAGACGACAGATTGATGGAACGTGTCATGTCAATCTCTGGACCAACACATGAACTGCCACCACAAGATATTGAAGAGAAAAAGTTCAGCGGCAGGAATCGTTTATACGTTGGTAACTTAACTAACGACATCTCAGAAGAAGAAATCCAACAGATGTTCAGTTGTTACGGAGAAATCTCAGAGCTGTTCATCAACAAAGAAAAGAACTTTGCCTTCTTAAGACTG GATTTCCATGCAAATGCAGAAAAAGCAAAACGTGAACTAGATGGTACAGTCCGCAAAGGTCGCGTACTCAAAGTGCGTTTTGCACCACACTCCTCCACAGTCAAAGTAAAGAATCTCACACCCTGGATTTCCAACGAACTGCTGGCTCATGCTTTCGGCGTCTTTGGAGAGCTTGAGCGTGCCGTTGTCATCGTTGACGAGAGAGGAAAATCCACTGGCGAAGGTATCGTCGAATTCTCGAGGAAACCTTCTGCACAGTTAGCTCTCCGCAAATGCACAGAAGGCTGCTTCTTCCTCACTGC GTCACTTCGCCCAGTTGTTGTGGAGCCATTCGAACAGAACGACGACATCGATGGTTATCCTGACAAAAATTTGCCCAGAAAGAATGCCGACTTCTACAAAGCGCGCGACGTAGGACCACGTTTCGCGAATATTGGAAGCTTTGAACACGAGTACGGTACAAGGTGGAAGCAACTGCACGAGCTGTACAAACAGAAAGAAGAAGCATTGAAGAGAGAAATGGCGATGGAAGAAGAAAAGCTCGAGGCTCAAATGGAGTTTGCCAGATACGAGCATGAGACTGAACTTCTCAGAGAAC AGCTCCGTATGCGTGAAGCTGACCGCGAAAGGCAGAAGCGCGAATGGGAGATGAAGGAGAGGCAAGCCGAGGAACAAAGGACCCGCGAGGAGGAACTACGAAGACGGCAACAGGAGGAGATGGCTCTCCGAATCAGGCGACAAGAAGAAGAGCTTCATAGAAGACAGCAAGAGAACAATCTGTTCATGCAAGAGCAAGCCATGCGCGGTGGCGGCATGGGCGGAGGCAACATGGGAGGCGGTATGGGTGGAGGCGGAGGTGGCGGTAGCGTTGCTGGCAAAAATTTTGACGGTCTGCCACCTGAGCGTGATGTCTATCCTCCAGTTGATG CAGGAAACAGCATGCCAGTG GATCCAAAGTCCTTCATGGACCAATATAACAATATGGAGCGTAATAGTCGCGGGGGTTACAATGATGAACGCGGCCAGATTATGGATCTGATGGACATGAGGGTTGATATGGGCAGTATGGGCAACAATAGGGGTGGAGCCCCgggtggcggcggcggtcgTTGGCAGGGTGGCAACGATCGTCAGCGGCCCGACGATTTCCCTAACAAGAGGAGACGTTATTAA
- the LOC100123232 gene encoding protein no-on-transient A isoform X4 encodes MGEEAANVKSEPQKNAQDGKNENNTGNQGGGGGGGGPGGNPGGGGGGGGGGGGGGGGRGGRGGRGGGGGRGERKGGSRFSGGGGRGGGGQGGGGRGGPNSSGNQMNMSGNANDMQIKMSESMIEGLMDENNLMNQRGGGGGGGGGRGGGGRGGRSGRGGGGGGGGGGGGGGHDRSMMQSRSQDDRLMERVMSISGPTHELPPQDIEEKKFSGRNRLYVGNLTNDISEEEIQQMFSCYGEISELFINKEKNFAFLRLDFHANAEKAKRELDGTVRKGRVLKVRFAPHSSTVKVKNLTPWISNELLAHAFGVFGELERAVVIVDERGKSTGEGIVEFSRKPSAQLALRKCTEGCFFLTASLRPVVVEPFEQNDDIDGYPDKNLPRKNADFYKARDVGPRFANIGSFEHEYGTRWKQLHELYKQKEEALKREMAMEEEKLEAQMEFARYEHETELLREQLRMREADRERQKREWEMKERQAEEQRTREEELRRRQQEEMALRIRRQEEELHRRQQENNLFMQEQAMRGGGMGGGNMGGGMGGGGGGGSVAGKNFDGLPPERDVYPPVDGNSMPVIWTVAG; translated from the exons ATGGGCGAAGAAGCCGCCAACGTGAAGAGCGAGCCGCAGAAGAACGCTCAGGACGGTAAAAATGAGAACAATACCGGCAACCAGggtggcggcggtggcggagGAGGCCCCGGTGGTAATCCAGGAGGCGGAggtggtggcggcggcggcggcggcggcggaggtgGAGGTCGCGGTGGACGTGGAggccgcggaggcggcggtggCAGGGGTGAGAGGAAAGGAGGCTCCAGGTTCTCCGGAGGTGGTGGACGAGGAGGTGGTGGTCAAGGAGGCGGCGGACGCGGTGGACCTAACTCCTCGGGAAATCAGATGAACATGAGCGGCAACGCAAACGACATGCAG ATCAAAATGAGCGAGTCCATGATCGAGGGCTTGATGGATGAGAACAACCTAATGAATCAGAGAGGAggtggtggcggcggcggaggtGGCCGTGGAGGCGGTGGTCGAGGAGGTCGTAGTGGACGAGGAGGCGGTGGTggaggtggtggtggtggtggcggAGGAGGCCACGACAGAAGCATGATGCAGAGCAGATCACAAGACGACAGATTGATGGAACGTGTCATGTCAATCTCTGGACCAACACATGAACTGCCACCACAAGATATTGAAGAGAAAAAGTTCAGCGGCAGGAATCGTTTATACGTTGGTAACTTAACTAACGACATCTCAGAAGAAGAAATCCAACAGATGTTCAGTTGTTACGGAGAAATCTCAGAGCTGTTCATCAACAAAGAAAAGAACTTTGCCTTCTTAAGACTG GATTTCCATGCAAATGCAGAAAAAGCAAAACGTGAACTAGATGGTACAGTCCGCAAAGGTCGCGTACTCAAAGTGCGTTTTGCACCACACTCCTCCACAGTCAAAGTAAAGAATCTCACACCCTGGATTTCCAACGAACTGCTGGCTCATGCTTTCGGCGTCTTTGGAGAGCTTGAGCGTGCCGTTGTCATCGTTGACGAGAGAGGAAAATCCACTGGCGAAGGTATCGTCGAATTCTCGAGGAAACCTTCTGCACAGTTAGCTCTCCGCAAATGCACAGAAGGCTGCTTCTTCCTCACTGC GTCACTTCGCCCAGTTGTTGTGGAGCCATTCGAACAGAACGACGACATCGATGGTTATCCTGACAAAAATTTGCCCAGAAAGAATGCCGACTTCTACAAAGCGCGCGACGTAGGACCACGTTTCGCGAATATTGGAAGCTTTGAACACGAGTACGGTACAAGGTGGAAGCAACTGCACGAGCTGTACAAACAGAAAGAAGAAGCATTGAAGAGAGAAATGGCGATGGAAGAAGAAAAGCTCGAGGCTCAAATGGAGTTTGCCAGATACGAGCATGAGACTGAACTTCTCAGAGAAC AGCTCCGTATGCGTGAAGCTGACCGCGAAAGGCAGAAGCGCGAATGGGAGATGAAGGAGAGGCAAGCCGAGGAACAAAGGACCCGCGAGGAGGAACTACGAAGACGGCAACAGGAGGAGATGGCTCTCCGAATCAGGCGACAAGAAGAAGAGCTTCATAGAAGACAGCAAGAGAACAATCTGTTCATGCAAGAGCAAGCCATGCGCGGTGGCGGCATGGGCGGAGGCAACATGGGAGGCGGTATGGGTGGAGGCGGAGGTGGCGGTAGCGTTGCTGGCAAAAATTTTGACGGTCTGCCACCTGAGCGTGATGTCTATCCTCCAGTTGATG GAAACAGCATGCCAGTG
- the LOC100123232 gene encoding protein no-on-transient A isoform X3, whose translation MGEEAANVKSEPQKNAQDGKNENNTGNQGGGGGGGGPGGNPGGGGGGGGGGGGGGGGRGGRGGRGGGGGRGERKGGSRFSGGGGRGGGGQGGGGRGGPNSSGNQMNMSGNANDMQIKMSESMIEGLMDENNLMNQRGGGGGGGGGRGGGGRGGRSGRGGGGGGGGGGGGGGHDRSMMQSRSQDDRLMERVMSISGPTHELPPQDIEEKKFSGRNRLYVGNLTNDISEEEIQQMFSCYGEISELFINKEKNFAFLRLDFHANAEKAKRELDGTVRKGRVLKVRFAPHSSTVKVKNLTPWISNELLAHAFGVFGELERAVVIVDERGKSTGEGIVEFSRKPSAQLALRKCTEGCFFLTASLRPVVVEPFEQNDDIDGYPDKNLPRKNADFYKARDVGPRFANIGSFEHEYGTRWKQLHELYKQKEEALKREMAMEEEKLEAQMEFARYEHETELLREQLRMREADRERQKREWEMKERQAEEQRTREEELRRRQQEEMALRIRRQEEELHRRQQENNLFMQEQAMRGGGMGGGNMGGGMGGGGGGGSVAGKNFDGLPPERDVYPPVDAGNSMPVIWTVAG comes from the exons ATGGGCGAAGAAGCCGCCAACGTGAAGAGCGAGCCGCAGAAGAACGCTCAGGACGGTAAAAATGAGAACAATACCGGCAACCAGggtggcggcggtggcggagGAGGCCCCGGTGGTAATCCAGGAGGCGGAggtggtggcggcggcggcggcggcggcggaggtgGAGGTCGCGGTGGACGTGGAggccgcggaggcggcggtggCAGGGGTGAGAGGAAAGGAGGCTCCAGGTTCTCCGGAGGTGGTGGACGAGGAGGTGGTGGTCAAGGAGGCGGCGGACGCGGTGGACCTAACTCCTCGGGAAATCAGATGAACATGAGCGGCAACGCAAACGACATGCAG ATCAAAATGAGCGAGTCCATGATCGAGGGCTTGATGGATGAGAACAACCTAATGAATCAGAGAGGAggtggtggcggcggcggaggtGGCCGTGGAGGCGGTGGTCGAGGAGGTCGTAGTGGACGAGGAGGCGGTGGTggaggtggtggtggtggtggcggAGGAGGCCACGACAGAAGCATGATGCAGAGCAGATCACAAGACGACAGATTGATGGAACGTGTCATGTCAATCTCTGGACCAACACATGAACTGCCACCACAAGATATTGAAGAGAAAAAGTTCAGCGGCAGGAATCGTTTATACGTTGGTAACTTAACTAACGACATCTCAGAAGAAGAAATCCAACAGATGTTCAGTTGTTACGGAGAAATCTCAGAGCTGTTCATCAACAAAGAAAAGAACTTTGCCTTCTTAAGACTG GATTTCCATGCAAATGCAGAAAAAGCAAAACGTGAACTAGATGGTACAGTCCGCAAAGGTCGCGTACTCAAAGTGCGTTTTGCACCACACTCCTCCACAGTCAAAGTAAAGAATCTCACACCCTGGATTTCCAACGAACTGCTGGCTCATGCTTTCGGCGTCTTTGGAGAGCTTGAGCGTGCCGTTGTCATCGTTGACGAGAGAGGAAAATCCACTGGCGAAGGTATCGTCGAATTCTCGAGGAAACCTTCTGCACAGTTAGCTCTCCGCAAATGCACAGAAGGCTGCTTCTTCCTCACTGC GTCACTTCGCCCAGTTGTTGTGGAGCCATTCGAACAGAACGACGACATCGATGGTTATCCTGACAAAAATTTGCCCAGAAAGAATGCCGACTTCTACAAAGCGCGCGACGTAGGACCACGTTTCGCGAATATTGGAAGCTTTGAACACGAGTACGGTACAAGGTGGAAGCAACTGCACGAGCTGTACAAACAGAAAGAAGAAGCATTGAAGAGAGAAATGGCGATGGAAGAAGAAAAGCTCGAGGCTCAAATGGAGTTTGCCAGATACGAGCATGAGACTGAACTTCTCAGAGAAC AGCTCCGTATGCGTGAAGCTGACCGCGAAAGGCAGAAGCGCGAATGGGAGATGAAGGAGAGGCAAGCCGAGGAACAAAGGACCCGCGAGGAGGAACTACGAAGACGGCAACAGGAGGAGATGGCTCTCCGAATCAGGCGACAAGAAGAAGAGCTTCATAGAAGACAGCAAGAGAACAATCTGTTCATGCAAGAGCAAGCCATGCGCGGTGGCGGCATGGGCGGAGGCAACATGGGAGGCGGTATGGGTGGAGGCGGAGGTGGCGGTAGCGTTGCTGGCAAAAATTTTGACGGTCTGCCACCTGAGCGTGATGTCTATCCTCCAGTTGATG CAGGAAACAGCATGCCAGTG